From Acidobacteriota bacterium:
GATCCCCTGGTCGGCCGCGCCGCTCCAGCCGCGGTCGCGGCGGTTGCGGATGACGGTGATGTCCCGGGTGTAGATCTTGTCGAGGTCGGCGGTCTCGTCCCCGGAGGCGTTGTCTACGACGAAGAGATGAAACGGAAGATCGGTGTGGCGGTAGACGGCCTCGAGCAGGCTGCGGGTCGAGCGGTAGCGGTTGCATACCGGTATGATGATGTCCGTCCCGTTCTCTTCCGTACCCATGTCGCCGCCCCGCCGATGCGTTGATTCGCTTTCGGAATACATATCGGCCGGGGGGCCGAAACCTGAATGTTTTTGCCCTCCTTTGTCGGGCCGCGCCCGGCTACCGGCCCAGCCGGAACACGACCCCGGCCGAGAAACGGAAGTTGTTCTGGCGTTCGTCCGGGAAGCCCCCGACGTCATAGCGCGTCATGAGGTAATCCACCTGGAAAGGGCGTACCGCCAGGTGCCGGCTGACGGGGAGGTCGAGCCCCGCGCCGACCACGGCGGCCAGGGCGGAATCGGACCGGCTCACCCCGTACTCTTCGGTGGAGGCGATATTGGCCCCGATCAGGAAATGGGCGAAGGGTTCGACCCTCGGCCCGCGCAGGGTTATTTTCGGTCCCGCGAGCACCGAGTGCGACCGGATATGGACCCCGTCGATCGGAACGCCGGACCAGGCCGGCCTCCCGTAATGCCCGCTGAAGTCCCCCTCGATGCCGAACCACTCGGTCAGGTTGCCCGTCACCGAGGCGTTCCACCCGTTCAGGTTGAACCCTTCCGGGTTGGCCCGGAAATAGGAATAACCCCCGAATATTTCCACCGCCGGGACTTCCGGCTGCGCCCAGGCGGCCAGCGGGGCCAGGAGCGTCCATGCGGCCAGGATGATGGTTTTCTTCATGATGCCCTCCGGCGGATCGGTTGACGGATCGGGGCCCCGGCGGGACCCGTAATCGATTGGATTCCCCAAGGCGCGGCAGGGTTCACCGGGGCGCGCTATTGTTCCCCGGCCCCTCATAAACTAGAATCTGCTGATGGAAACGAGAGTTACGGTCATAGGCGGGGGCCTGGCGGGGGCCGAGGCGGCGTGGCAGGCCGCGCGGCGCGGGATCGCGGTGCGCCTGGTGGAGATGCGGCCGGAGGTCATGACCCCCGCCCACTCGACCGGGCGGCTGGGGGAGCTCGTCTGCAGCAACTCGCTCAAATCGGACGCGCCCGGGACGGCCCCCCACCTGCTCAAGGAGGAGCTGCGGCGTCTCGACAGCCTGCTGCTGCGGGTGGCGGACGAGGTGAGGATCCCCGCCGGGCACGCCCTGGCCGTCGACCGGGAGGCGTTCAGCCTGCGGCTGACGGAGGAGATCACGGCCACGGGCAATATCGAGCTGGTCCGGGAGGAGGTCCGGGAACTCCCCGGGGACGGCATCGTCGTGGTGGCCAGCGGCCCCCTGACCTCCGATCCCCTGGCGGAATCGATCGCGCGCTTCGCCGGGAGCCGGAACCTCTGTTTTTATGACGCCATTTCCCCCATCGTGGACGCGGCCACCCTGGACCGCGCGCGCCTCTCGGCCGCCTCCCGCTACGGCAAGGGGGGGGAGGACTACCTCAACGCCTTCCTGTCCAGGGAGGAGTACCTCGGCTTTTACGAGGCCCTGGTCGGGGCCGTATCCGCCCCCCTGCGCTCCTTCGAGGAGGCGTGTTTTTTCGAGGGGTGCCTCCCGATCGAGGAACTGGCCCGGCGCGGGGTGGACACGCTCCGCTACGGACCCATGAAGCCGGTGGGGCTCGTGGACCCGCGCACGGGACGCAGGCCTTACGCCGCCGTGCAGATGCGGCTGGAAAACCTCATGGCCGACAGCTACAACCTGGTGGGGTTCCAGAACCACCTGAAATTCCCCGAGCAGCGACGGGTATTCCGGATGATCCCCGGGCTCGAACGGGCGGAGTTCCTCCGCTTCGGCCAGATCCACCGCAATTCCTACATCAACGCCCCCCGGCTGCTCCACCCGACGCTGCAGAGCAAAGAGAGGCCGGGGCTCATTTTTGCGGGGCAGCTGTGCGGCGTGGAGGGGTATATTGAATCGATCGCCACGGGGCTTCTGGCCGGGATCAACGCGGCCCGGCTGGCCCGGGGGCTGGGGTGCGTCACCCCGCCGCCGGCGACCGCCTGCGGCAGCCTGGTCCGTTACCTGGCCTTCGGGGACGGGGAGCGCTTCCAGCCGGCCAACATCACCTTCGGCCTGCTCCGGGATTCCGGGGCGGATTCCGACATCCGCGACCGGAAGGAGCGCCGCCTGCGGCAGGTCGAGCGGGCGCTTGCCGGGATGGACCGGTGGATCACGGCATTATCCGACGGGGCCGCCGCCAACTGAACGAGGACCTCATGGCCGAAACCCTGGCTTCCTGGATCGGACACTATCTCGAGTACCTGCGCGTCCAGAAGAACGCCTCCCCGCACACCCTGCGCAACTACGCCTCGGACCTCATGCAGTTCCACGCCTGGCTGACGACCTCCCCGGCGGGGGATCCCCGTCCGGCCCCGGAACCGGACGAGATCGACAACCTCACCGTGCGCGAGTTCCTGGGCGTCCTCTACGAAAAGCGGAACCGGAAATCGTCCGTGGCGCGGAAGCTGGCGGCGCTGCGCTCCTTCATGAAATTCCTGACCGCGCGGGGGGTGGTCCGGGCCAACGCGGCCCGGGCCGTCGCCTCCCCGAAGCAGGAAACCCGGCTTCCGGGCTACCTCGGCGTCGATGCGGCCCGGGCCCTGGTGGAAGCGCCCGATGCGTCGACCGATGCGGGCCGGCGGGACCGGGCGATTCTGGAACTGCTCTACAGTTCCGGGTTGCGTGCGGGCGAACTGGTCGGGCTGGACCTGGGCGACCTCAGCCTCGAAGAAGGGCTGGTCCAGGTCCTCGGGAAAGGGGAGAAGGAGCGCATCGTCCCTTTCGGCTCGGCCGCGGCCGCAGCGCTGCAGTCCTACCTGGAGGTGCGCCCGCGCCTGTTCCGGCCGCGCGCCTCCGCGCCGCGCGGAAGGGAGGCGGTGTTCCTCAACCTGCGCGGCGGCCGGCTGAGCAGCCGGAGCGTCGGGAACATCGTGGACCGCTACGTCGCCCAACTCGCGGAGAGGCTGAAGGTGCACCCCCACACGCTCCGCCACACCTTCGCCACCCACATGCTCAATGCGGGCGCCGACCTGCGCGCGATCCAGGAGATGCTGGGGCACAGCAGCCTCTCCACCACCCAGAAGTACACCCACGTTTCGGTCGAGCAGCTCGTCCGGGTCTACCGGGACTGCCACCCCAGGGCCGGAAAGAAGGGGAGCGGCAACACCACAGCATAGGAGAGGGAATCCCATGAGCCCCAAGCGATTTTTCCTGGTCGACGGCATGTCCCACATCTACCGGGCCTATTACGCCATCCGCGGCCTCGGAAACTCCAGGGGGATCCCGACCAACGCCGTATACGGTTTCACCTCGATGCTGCGCAAGCTCGTCGAGGAGCAGAAACCGGACTACATCGGCGTCGCCTTCGACCTGGAGGGGCCGACCGTGCGCCACGAGCGGTACGGGGAGTACAAGGCCACGCGCAAGCCGATGCCGCCGGACCTCGTGGAGCAGATCCCCTATATCCGCAGGGTGTGCGAGGCGTTCCACATCCCCGTGATCGGGTTCCAGGGGTACGAAGCCGACGACGTGATCGGCACCCTGGCGCGGCAGGCCGCGGAGCGCGACCTCGAGTCGGTGATCGTGACGAGCGACAAGGACATGCTGCAGCTGGTCAGCGACCGGGTCGTCGTCTTCGACGCGATGAAAGACCGCTTTCTCGGGCCGCCCGAGGTGGAGGAGAAGCTGGGGGTCCGCCCGGAGCAGGTGCCGGACCTGCTGGGCCTCTGGGGGGACGCTTCGGACAACGTTCCCGGGGCGCCCGGGATCGGGGAGAAGGGGGCGCGGGAGCTGATCCGGGATTTCGGCAGTATCGAGAACCTGCTCAGGAACAGGGACCGGGTGAAAAAGAAGGCGCACCAGGCGAGCCTCAGGGACCACGAGGAGCAGATCCTCATGAGCCGGGAACTGGTCACCATCCACCTCGATCTCCCGATCGAGCTCGACCTCGAGTCGCTGGCGCTGCGGCCGCCCGACCGCGAGGCCGCCTTCGCCCTCTTTTCCGAGCTGGAGTTCAAGTCGCTCATGGAGGAATTCCTCGACGAGGAGGGGGCGAGGCCGCTCGCGGGGGCGTGGCTCGATGCCTCCGGGGCCGGCGCGTTCCTGGAATCGATGCGGAGGCACCGGACCCTCTTCGTCGAGCAGAACGTCGCGGGCGGAGCGACGGTCACCGCGGTCGCCGTCCAGGGCGGGAAGGAGGACGCCGTACTCCTCGACCTCGAGGACCCGGGCCAGGCCGCCCTCTGGCGCGAACTGGCCGAAACCCCGTCGACCAGGCTGGTCTGCTGGGATTCCAAGCCCTTCCTCTCCCTGCAGGAAAAGGCGGGGGTCCGCCCCGGGACCCCCCCGGTCGACGTCATGCTGATGGCGTTTCTCACCTCACCCAACAGCGGCGATTACGCCCTGAAGCGATGGGCCCTGGACCGGCTGCACCTGGCCCTCGGGGAGGAAAAGGGGCCGCGGCAGGGGTCGCTCCTGCCCGAGGAACCGGGTGAGCTCGCCGGAATCCTCTGCCGGCGGCTGGACGCCGTGCGCCGCCTTTACGAGGCCCTCGACCCGGAGCTCGACCGGCTGGGGCTGCGCAGGCTGTACGAGGAGATCGACCTGCCGCTCGTGCCGGTGCTCGTCGAGATGGAGCGCACGGGGATCAGGGTGGACCGTGAAACGCTCAGGAAGATGTCGTCCGAAATGGAGCAGCGTTTGTCCGGGCTGACCGCCAGGATCCACGAGGCGGCCGGGGTGGAGTTCAACATCAACTCCCCCAAGCAAATGGGGGAGGTCCTGTTCGAGAAGCTCCACCTGCCGAGTTTGAAGAAGACCCGGAAGACCGGCGGCTACAGCACCGACCAGGGGGTGCTGGAGGAACTGGCCGAGACCTACGACATCCCCCGCCTGATCCTCGAATACCGCCAGGTGTCCAAGCTCAAGTCCACCTACGTCGATGCGATCCCGGTCCTGATCCACCCCCGGACGGGGCGCGTCCATACCTCCTTCAACCAGACAGGGGCCGCGACGGGACGGCTTTCGAGCTCCGACCCGAACCTGCAGAACATCCCGGTCCGGACCGAAATGGGGCGCCTGATCCGGGGCGCCTTCGTCGCGGAACCGGGGAACCTGCTGATTTCGGCCGACTACTCGCAGGTGGAGCTGCGGGTCCTGGCGCATCTTTCCGGCGACGAAGTCCTGGTCTCCGCCTTCCGGGCCGGGGAGGACATCCACGACCGGACGGCGCGCGAGGTCTTCACGGCGGAACAGCTCGAGAACCGCGCGGAGTGCCGCCGGCGCGCCAAGGCGATCAATTTCGGCATCGTCTACGGCCAGTCCGCCTTCGGCCTCGCCAAGGGGCTCGGCATATCCCGGGAGGAAGCGCAGGAGTTCATCGACGCCTACTTCCGCCGCTACAGCGGGGTGCGCGCCTGGCTCGACCGGACCGTGGAGGAGGCCAGGGAGCAGGGGGTGGTCCGGACGATCTACGGCCGCATCCGCCCGGTTCCCGAAATGAGGAGCAAGGATCACAACGTGCGCAACTTCGGCGAGCGGATCGCCGTCAACAGCCCCATCCAGGGGACGGCGGCCGACATCGTCAAGATCGCCATGATCCGCGTACACCGGGCGCTCGCCGGGCGCGGGGAGAGGGTCCGGATCCTGCTGCAGGTGCACGACGAGCTGGTGCTGGAGGCTCCGGAGGCGGAAGCGGACGAGGTGGGCCGGCTGGTGCGCGGGGAGATGGAGGGGGCGGCCGAACTCGCCGTCCCCCTCAAGGTCGACCTTCGCGCGGCTGACAACTGGATGGATATGAAATGACCCCCGGGACGACGGAAAAAGGGGGAAAATTCGGGAACCCGAGGGGCATGGTATCGTGTATGTACGATGGGTATAGGAGACGTGCGGCCGTGGCAACGGGTATCGCGGGGACGGACGGTCCCGGCGGGACTACCGCGGCCGCCTGGAGGTTAACGATTGACTTCTCAATCCCGGGAAGAAGCCATCAAGATCGATAATTGGGAATTAGCGAGCCAGGGAGGCCCCGTCACCGACAACAGTCTGGTCAGGGACTTCATTGCCGGCAACGACGCCGCCTTCACCGAGCTGGTGGGCCGCTACAAGGATTCGATCACCAATTACGTCAACATGATGGTCGGGGATTACGACATCGCCGTCGACCTGTCCCAGGAGACGTTCCTGCGGGTGTACCAGAACATCCACCGCTACAGCAACCTCTACCAGTTCTCCACCTGGATCTACCGGATCGCGACCAACCTCGCCATCGACGAGATGCGCTACCGCAAGAGGCGCGGGCAGGTGTTCTACCGCAACGTCTGGGGCAGCCGGCAGGCGGAGGATGCGGACGGCCCGGAATTCGAACTCCGGGACACCCGGCGCAGTCCGCGGGACGAAGTCCTGCGCAAGGAGAGCGGACAGGTCCTCGAGGAGGCCATCCGCTCGCTGCCGAAGAAATACCGGACAGCCTTCGTGATGAAGGAAGTCCAGGAACTGCCGTACGAGGAGATCGCGAAGATCTTGAAATGCTCGCCCGGGACCATCAAGTCGAGGCTCCACCGGGCGAGGGAACTGCTGCAGCGCAAGCTGGAGCATTACGTATAACGGATGGCCATGAACTGTCGCACGTTTCACCGGAACCTGGAAGATTACCTCGAAGGGGGGCTCGATTTCCCCGGCCGCTTCGGCATGGAGCGGCACGCCGGGGAGTGCATCCGTTGCGGAAGGGCGCTGGCCGACGCCCGGCGTCTCGGGCGCATGGCGGCCGGGCTCGCCCGGGTGAGGGCGCCCGAAGGCTTCGAGGCGGCCCTTTGCGGGAAGATCGCCGCGCGGAAATCGCGCGGCTTCCTCTCCCGGCTGCGCGCAGTCGGGACTTATGGATTCGAACTCCCCTCCGCGCGCACCCTGGCCCTGGCGGCATCCGGCGTGCTCGCCCTGGGCCTCGGCGCCTTTTATGCGTTCCATCCCGCTTCGGGCCCCGGCTCCCGGCCCGCCGTGACGGCGGAACGGGACCGGCCGGAAACTCCGAAGGCGGATCCGGTTCGGGTGGAACAGGTCCGGACCGAACCGATGCAGGCCCCGGCGATCCAGGTCGAAGCCCTTCGTGTCGCAGCGGTTCCGGCCGTGGAAAGGAAGTTGCCGGCAGCCCTCCCGGAGAGCGCGGCGGTCCGGGAGCCCGTCGCGGAGTCGGTCGCGCCGCCTCCCGATCCGGCCGCAGCGGTCCCGGCGGAGCTCGCCTCCTCCCCTCGGACGCTGCAGGTGCGCTTTCCGCGGGACCGGCACTATCCCGGAATGGAGGTCGTGGATTACCTGCTGGTGGGGCCCGAGAGCAACGCGCTGCCCGACCGGTTGCCCCGGAAGCTCTATGTGAAGTACGGGCAGGCTTCCGAGGAGTATTTCATCCGCAACGTGAGTCACTGAACGCCATGAGCCGAGTCCTCCATGCCAGCTTCAGCCTGTGCGCCCGAGCGCTCCTTTCGGGCGTCCTCCTCGCCGGGGTCTGCCTCGGGCTGGAGGGATACCCGGAGGAAGCCGCCGGGGCAGGCGGCCTGGTGCGGGTGAACATCATCAGCGAGATGCCGGGCGCCAAGGGGATGTTCCTGCTCAACGGGCAGATCCTCGAGGATTACAGCCCCATCATCGTCCGCGACTTCCCTTCCACGGGGGTGGTGATCGACCGGGAGGGGCACATCCTGGCCTTCCTGGGCTATCGCTGGGTCGATGTCCAGGCGCACGAAGCCAGGATCGAAATCACGACCGGCGACGGGGGGAAGTGGCAGGGGAAACTGATCGGTGTCGACCAGAGCAACGGCGCCGCCGTAGTCCGCCTCCTGAGGGGCCGGCTCCGGGAGACCCCCGTCTGCCGGGACTGCCAGGTGCAGGACGGGGCGGTGATCATGGCCCCGGAGGCCGGGGGAGCGGGCCGATCGGGTTTCCGGGAGGCCCGGGTCCTTTCGGTGGGGACCGGTCCCGGCCTGCCGGCCGGGGGCAACTGGATGCTCCGGATGAACCTCCCCGCCCCCGACATCAGCCAGCCGATCCTGACCCGGGACCGCCGCGTGCTGGGATTCGTGGCCGACCGGGACCCGCTGGGGATGGAAATGATCGTGTACCCCATCTCCCCGCTCCTGGCTTCCGCCGAAAAGATCATCGCCACGGGAGGGGACATTCGGGCCGGATGGCTGGGCCTCTATCTGGAGGATGCGCCCGGGGGGGTCCTCGTCGAGGAACTGGACCCCGAAAGCCCGGCGCTGGAAGCGGGGGTGCGCCCGCGCGACCGCCTCGTCCGCTACAACGACCTTGCAATCCGGGACGTCCGGCAGTTCATCCAGCTGGTCCAGGATTCCGCCGTCGGCTCCCGGGTGAAACTCGGGATCGTGCGCGGGGGGAAACCGGTGGAGCTCGCCGCGAGGGTGGGGGTGCGCAAGCCGCAGCAGTTCCGGCGCCAGGTGTCCCTGAACCTTCCCAAACCCGCCATCGGGCTGGACACCGTCGTGATGACGCCCGACCTGGCCGACGCCATGCGGATGCCGGGGCAGACGGGACTCCTGGTCGTCGACGTGGTGAAGGAGACGCCGGCCGAAAGGGCGGGGGTCCTCGCCGGCGACGTGGTCGTCGCCATGGACGGGCAGCCGATTTTCGACGCCGCCAGTTTCGCCACCTACTGGCAGACCCACGGGCTGGGGGAGCGGCTGGTCCTGAGCGTGCTCCGCAAGGGGGCCGAACGCACCATCACCGTCGAGGTCCGGCCCGGTACCCGCCGTACGCCGTAAAATCTCCTGTTACCATTTCCGGCCGATTCCGCTACCCTTTTCTCAAGGGAGGTATGGCCATGAACCGCAATTTCAGATCCGCTGCATGCAAGCCTGTCTTTGTCGTCGCTCTCACCCTCGTTCTTTCAGGCGCCGCCTTCGGGCAGAGGACGGCGCTCAAGCCGGGATGGAACCTCTTCTCGCCCGCGCAGGACGTCGAACTCGGGCGGCAGGTGGCCCAGGACGCCGAACGGCAGTTGCCGATGCTGAACCAGCGCCGGGTGGACGACTATCTCGACCGGCTCGGCAGGCGCCTGGCCGGTTACGCGCCGGGGGAGAAGTACCCCTACCAGTTCAAATGCGTCAACGACGCGAGCATCAACGCCTTCGCCCTCCCCGGGGGCTTCCTTTACATCCACCGCGGCCTCATCGAGGCCGCGGACAACGAGGCGGAACTGGCCGGGGTGATCGGGCACGAGATCGGCCATGTCGCCCTGCGCCACGGGACCAACCAGGCCAGCAAGCAGCAGCTCTACCAGGCGCCGCTCGCCATCTTCGGCGGCATCATGGGGAACGACTCCATGGCGGGAGCCCTGGCGCAGATCGGAGGCGCCTTCGCGGTCAATTCGATCCTGCTCAAGTACTCGCGCGACGACGAGCGGGAGGCGGACCTCATCGGCTCGCAGATCCTTTACGACGCCGGGTACGATCCGCGCGCCATGGCCACATTTTTCGAAAAGCTGGAGACGGGGAACCGGGGGACCGATTTCTTCAGCAGCCACCCCAATCCCGACAACCGGATCCGGGGGATCCAGCAGGAGATCTCGCGCCTGGGCCCGCTCCCCGCGCGGGCGGCGGTCGATTCGAGGGATTTTCAGAACATCAGGCGGCTGCTGAGATCGCTCCCCGCGGCCCCCAAGACCGCCGCCGGGCAGCCGGCTCCTTCGGGGCAGCCTTCCCCGTCGGGAAGAGTGGAGCGGCCCGAGCGCCCTTCCAGCCGGCTGAGGAGCTACGACAGCGGCTACGTCCGGCTGCAGCACCCGGAGAACTGGCGCGTCTACGGGGAGGAGCGTGATTTCGCCCTGGCGCCCGACGGCGGCATCGTGACGGTGGGCAGCGAGGGGGCGCTGGCCTACGGGGGGATGATGGCGGTGTATGAGCCGGTTTCCCGGCGCGGCGCTCAGGTGAGCCTCCGGAACGCCACCGATCAGCTCGTCGAGGGGTTGCGGCGCTCCAACCCCGGGATGCGCCTCATGCGCGACCGGGGGCAGATCCGCATCGACGGCCAGGTGGCCCTTTCGATGGAATTCGTGAACGGCTCCCCGTCCGGGGGGCAGGAGACCGACTGGCTGGTTACGGTGCTCCGCCCCGAGGGGCTGGTCTACTTCATCTTCGTCGCCCCGGAGGAGGAGTACGCCTCCTACCGCAACATGTTCCAGCGGATCGTCCAGTCGATCCGCTTCTAGGGTCTCCTGCGGGCCGGCTCTCGGGCCGGCCCGCGGGCAGGTCTAGAGCGTCCGGTCCACACTCAGCTTCTCAATCAGCTCCATGAGACGCCGCTCGGCCGCTGCGCGTTCGGCTTCCAGCTTCTCCCTTTCCCCCTTCATGGCCGCGATCCGGTTCTCCTGGCCGTCGAGCTGGCGGATGTAGCGCAGGCGCAGGGCGGCTTCGTCGGGGCCCTGGCCGAGGCGCTCGAGGTTTTGCCGCACCCGCTCCTGGTCCCTGAAGATGTCGTCCTGCTCCTTTTCCAGCGCCGCGATCCTCCGCCCCAGTCCGGCGATTTCCGCCTGGAGCGCGGCGATGGCGCCGAGCTGCCGCTCGGTCTCGGGGTCGATGGAGCGGTCCCGGACCCAGACGGCGACCTGGTCGGCCGTGACCGAGGAGAGGGCGAACACCGACTCGATGGGCGACTCCTCCTCCACCACGAAGGTGGCGGTGCTCTTCGGCGCCGCCGCCACCTTGAAGCGGTAGAAGTTCGCGCTCGTTTCGGCCGGTTTGGCCCCGACCAGGGTCCAGCCCGCCCGCACCGGGTGCTCCAGGACCACCGAGCGGGCCGCGTCGTTGTTGTTCCGGATCCGGTAGGTCTTCTTCTCGGCCATTTTGGCGACGAGGCGCATCGTCCCCTGCCGGATCACCACCCGCTCCACGCGCCGGCGCTCGCTCGCCTGGGCGGTCGAGACGACGGTTCCCAGGTCCACGGCGTAATCGAGCAGCCGATCTTCCCCCGGCTGGATCGTCTCGAACAGTCCTTCCCCGGCGAAGGCGTTCCCGTCGATCAGGGTCACGGGCCCCCCGTCGAGCGTCAGCCCGCTCGAATTGCGGAGCCAGAACGCCAGGCGCGGGTGCGATTCGCCTGCGCTCTCCCGGAACACCGAGACCTTCTCCCCCTCGAGGTCGGACTGGAGAATGGGGAGGAGGGCCGATTCGTTGCGCCGGATGGTCACCGGGGTGCGCAGCCGGTATTCGAACTGGTCTCCCACCGCCCCCGCCTGGGCCGCGGGCGCGGCCTGGCGCCGAATCGCTTCGGAGATCCGCGCCGGGGCCGGCGGCGGGGCGGCCGCCATTACCCTGCCGGCGATTCCCCCGGCCATCGATTTCAGCGCGCGGTCTTCGTAAGCCTCCCGGGGCGCCGCTTCCTCATCCAATTCCATCGTGGCTTCATAGGTCTGCGGCCGGACCTGGACCCCCTGGGCCACGGAGACCACCGGCCTGTGCCCGTACACCGGCTGCGCGAGGTCCTGGATGAAGCTGACGGGGGCCCCGGCGACCAGGGCGAGGGAGACGCCGGTCCAGTCCATGGGGGTGGTGTTGTCCACGATGGCCCACCCCTGCAGGAGCGGCTTTTTCCCCGGATCGATAACGATGCGGTAGGTCGTCTTCCAGATGGGGGCCTCGGAGGTATAGCCGATGTAGAGTTCGCGCTCCCCGCTCCCCGCGGTGCCGATGCGGAGCGTGCGGATATCGCGCCGGTGGCCGCCCGCGAGGACCTCCAGCTGGCGCCCCAGATCGCCCGCCAGCGCGGCGTCGGTGATCCGGAGCGCCCCGGCCGATTCCAGTTCGACCAGCCGGACCTGGCCGTCGGCCGTGAGGAGGCTGAGGAGGATTTCCTGGACCGTCTCCCCGTTCCCCGCCGTCCGGGTCCTCGTTTCCGCCCCCATCAGCCTGCCGGCCACGGGGCCTGAGGGGGTGCGGATCTCGACCGCGGCGCCCCGCACCTGGTTGAGGAAGGGGACGAGGCCGGGATGGGAGCCGAGGTCGATCGGCATCTCCGCGAGCCGCTTTTCGAGCGGGGCGGCCGAATCGTAGTGGACGCCCGTGACCCGGCCGCCTCCCAGGTCGAGGACCGTGAGCGATTTGAGCACGTCGTTCAACTGGGCGCCGGGCAGGGTGATTTCCACGGTCTGATCCCCGCTCACCGGTCCCCGGTGCTCGAAAAATCCCATCCCGTTCT
This genomic window contains:
- a CDS encoding PDZ domain-containing protein; its protein translation is MSRVLHASFSLCARALLSGVLLAGVCLGLEGYPEEAAGAGGLVRVNIISEMPGAKGMFLLNGQILEDYSPIIVRDFPSTGVVIDREGHILAFLGYRWVDVQAHEARIEITTGDGGKWQGKLIGVDQSNGAAVVRLLRGRLRETPVCRDCQVQDGAVIMAPEAGGAGRSGFREARVLSVGTGPGLPAGGNWMLRMNLPAPDISQPILTRDRRVLGFVADRDPLGMEMIVYPISPLLASAEKIIATGGDIRAGWLGLYLEDAPGGVLVEELDPESPALEAGVRPRDRLVRYNDLAIRDVRQFIQLVQDSAVGSRVKLGIVRGGKPVELAARVGVRKPQQFRRQVSLNLPKPAIGLDTVVMTPDLADAMRMPGQTGLLVVDVVKETPAERAGVLAGDVVVAMDGQPIFDAASFATYWQTHGLGERLVLSVLRKGAERTITVEVRPGTRRTP
- the polA gene encoding DNA polymerase I — translated: MSPKRFFLVDGMSHIYRAYYAIRGLGNSRGIPTNAVYGFTSMLRKLVEEQKPDYIGVAFDLEGPTVRHERYGEYKATRKPMPPDLVEQIPYIRRVCEAFHIPVIGFQGYEADDVIGTLARQAAERDLESVIVTSDKDMLQLVSDRVVVFDAMKDRFLGPPEVEEKLGVRPEQVPDLLGLWGDASDNVPGAPGIGEKGARELIRDFGSIENLLRNRDRVKKKAHQASLRDHEEQILMSRELVTIHLDLPIELDLESLALRPPDREAAFALFSELEFKSLMEEFLDEEGARPLAGAWLDASGAGAFLESMRRHRTLFVEQNVAGGATVTAVAVQGGKEDAVLLDLEDPGQAALWRELAETPSTRLVCWDSKPFLSLQEKAGVRPGTPPVDVMLMAFLTSPNSGDYALKRWALDRLHLALGEEKGPRQGSLLPEEPGELAGILCRRLDAVRRLYEALDPELDRLGLRRLYEEIDLPLVPVLVEMERTGIRVDRETLRKMSSEMEQRLSGLTARIHEAAGVEFNINSPKQMGEVLFEKLHLPSLKKTRKTGGYSTDQGVLEELAETYDIPRLILEYRQVSKLKSTYVDAIPVLIHPRTGRVHTSFNQTGAATGRLSSSDPNLQNIPVRTEMGRLIRGAFVAEPGNLLISADYSQVELRVLAHLSGDEVLVSAFRAGEDIHDRTAREVFTAEQLENRAECRRRAKAINFGIVYGQSAFGLAKGLGISREEAQEFIDAYFRRYSGVRAWLDRTVEEAREQGVVRTIYGRIRPVPEMRSKDHNVRNFGERIAVNSPIQGTAADIVKIAMIRVHRALAGRGERVRILLQVHDELVLEAPEAEADEVGRLVRGEMEGAAELAVPLKVDLRAADNWMDMK
- a CDS encoding methylenetetrahydrofolate--tRNA-(uracil(54)-C(5))-methyltransferase (FADH(2)-oxidizing) TrmFO, whose protein sequence is METRVTVIGGGLAGAEAAWQAARRGIAVRLVEMRPEVMTPAHSTGRLGELVCSNSLKSDAPGTAPHLLKEELRRLDSLLLRVADEVRIPAGHALAVDREAFSLRLTEEITATGNIELVREEVRELPGDGIVVVASGPLTSDPLAESIARFAGSRNLCFYDAISPIVDAATLDRARLSAASRYGKGGEDYLNAFLSREEYLGFYEALVGAVSAPLRSFEEACFFEGCLPIEELARRGVDTLRYGPMKPVGLVDPRTGRRPYAAVQMRLENLMADSYNLVGFQNHLKFPEQRRVFRMIPGLERAEFLRFGQIHRNSYINAPRLLHPTLQSKERPGLIFAGQLCGVEGYIESIATGLLAGINAARLARGLGCVTPPPATACGSLVRYLAFGDGERFQPANITFGLLRDSGADSDIRDRKERRLRQVERALAGMDRWITALSDGAAAN
- a CDS encoding porin family protein, with the translated sequence MKKTIILAAWTLLAPLAAWAQPEVPAVEIFGGYSYFRANPEGFNLNGWNASVTGNLTEWFGIEGDFSGHYGRPAWSGVPIDGVHIRSHSVLAGPKITLRGPRVEPFAHFLIGANIASTEEYGVSRSDSALAAVVGAGLDLPVSRHLAVRPFQVDYLMTRYDVGGFPDERQNNFRFSAGVVFRLGR
- a CDS encoding M48 family metalloprotease encodes the protein MNRNFRSAACKPVFVVALTLVLSGAAFGQRTALKPGWNLFSPAQDVELGRQVAQDAERQLPMLNQRRVDDYLDRLGRRLAGYAPGEKYPYQFKCVNDASINAFALPGGFLYIHRGLIEAADNEAELAGVIGHEIGHVALRHGTNQASKQQLYQAPLAIFGGIMGNDSMAGALAQIGGAFAVNSILLKYSRDDEREADLIGSQILYDAGYDPRAMATFFEKLETGNRGTDFFSSHPNPDNRIRGIQQEISRLGPLPARAAVDSRDFQNIRRLLRSLPAAPKTAAGQPAPSGQPSPSGRVERPERPSSRLRSYDSGYVRLQHPENWRVYGEERDFALAPDGGIVTVGSEGALAYGGMMAVYEPVSRRGAQVSLRNATDQLVEGLRRSNPGMRLMRDRGQIRIDGQVALSMEFVNGSPSGGQETDWLVTVLRPEGLVYFIFVAPEEEYASYRNMFQRIVQSIRF
- the xerC gene encoding tyrosine recombinase XerC; this encodes MAETLASWIGHYLEYLRVQKNASPHTLRNYASDLMQFHAWLTTSPAGDPRPAPEPDEIDNLTVREFLGVLYEKRNRKSSVARKLAALRSFMKFLTARGVVRANAARAVASPKQETRLPGYLGVDAARALVEAPDASTDAGRRDRAILELLYSSGLRAGELVGLDLGDLSLEEGLVQVLGKGEKERIVPFGSAAAAALQSYLEVRPRLFRPRASAPRGREAVFLNLRGGRLSSRSVGNIVDRYVAQLAERLKVHPHTLRHTFATHMLNAGADLRAIQEMLGHSSLSTTQKYTHVSVEQLVRVYRDCHPRAGKKGSGNTTA
- a CDS encoding sigma-70 family RNA polymerase sigma factor, giving the protein MTSQSREEAIKIDNWELASQGGPVTDNSLVRDFIAGNDAAFTELVGRYKDSITNYVNMMVGDYDIAVDLSQETFLRVYQNIHRYSNLYQFSTWIYRIATNLAIDEMRYRKRRGQVFYRNVWGSRQAEDADGPEFELRDTRRSPRDEVLRKESGQVLEEAIRSLPKKYRTAFVMKEVQELPYEEIAKILKCSPGTIKSRLHRARELLQRKLEHYV